One window of the Triticum dicoccoides isolate Atlit2015 ecotype Zavitan chromosome 3B, WEW_v2.0, whole genome shotgun sequence genome contains the following:
- the LOC119275967 gene encoding uncharacterized protein LOC119275967, which translates to MGEQDPLPQLPLALHPPHLIPPAPTPDHRALSFLPDFGGLPWVAYAAGSLLVVSHLPSPPRTSGSDTVEDESPFFCQVIDLHTPVSAVAWCGRGRGELAAASGNSVSVFQPAPSSGSFSWLLRWAITETFTVTAIAWTGSGDGIVVVGGGVAMWARVQSSWQLAWRSTPQVPQSLVSATHFVHAPVVAASAAAPVEGNVPVLVFLNDAKLGLETAELLHPQPVSMIQWRPLTLSVSDPSEVRREILMTCCLDGTARLWTGAEVTRSKKQATSRRSFSVIAVIELDNILNGVLGVDISVRWAVETGSVVSRDEEAKFKLFTGHYWQNKVGKCEWLVSVGPGRCTNFWAAHCLDDVSPPRYPRITLWKQSEPQAWEESAINPKSTVQPMFVETVISRSICSGPPTRCSLLHLLPDNSFIWSRLPFDLSSDSGSHVSSDSSKSISCCSTKTINQVGHKGSIIEVSVHPYSCEIELAVSMDSSRMLFVWSLSTLSTLISTLHAPTYPLWKLLCKFDLRDISSDVQYSCLCWAPSVFHDNRFLVLGGENGADLVVVRIPNGGVVSCHKMFTVPFLGGSNAEEPPDSIHTIPLASNCNKSFLNNSFLIVCVWRKSFQVLSWKVVLHSENHHEGRGCLCEFSANSLSTADQGRHVTYVHGKMFAAAIYEGSTVFPTDVDGEYPTCISVMSLDNTVLPLQQHVPFATSSGYHIATGYSDGTVKLWKMSGADNPLQTGRGSNSWELVGMFGAHPGPISAISLSRCGRVATVGRNVQKNSTSIHIWEAVKLMGDGYFLLEDALMIQSAVVGLDWLSLGNGRFLLAVCFRNKLHIYSHKHPSFQNVLHTANVKHLWSCIALAHSHHDVASFCWGPKASIVLVHNNHLSLFSSWLVRGANERITQKGICSATDVHDKLSCTVHVNETIFGKSGLSENYSNMEATENNSTLLPGQHNSHCSNGLWSLLDISSNLSGPLAPYHPRALIHHLYSGEWKRADGILQHLVESMKASTTLNTLLDCSSCSKSCHNIPELPLSRYFTHAPSSDISSKGLLWGDNGSSTAFNLLSPSNSFSYMTSNLGINTTTSASERSEISQLLDKNFGMFAISDTEKIQIHAVSDLLGEITDQNRASPYKTLDEAGRRFWIAVQFQRLYVLRRSGDSSGAEGCHLDSASIAWAFQSDCQDDLLDYVLPAESTWLEMQNLGMGLWYTNVSQLRTRMEKLARLQYLKSKDPKDCALLYIALNRIKVLVGLFKVSRNEKDKRLYEFLCRNFQEEKNKAAALKNAYVLLGRHQWELAIAFFLLGGDTSSAINVCAKNLQDEQLAMVICRLVEGSGGPLERNLISNVLLPDAVEKGDHWLSSLLEWMLGNYSQSVSKLFCCHPKLLFDESDTHGGQNVFADPELGQYCAILSTKNSFRNCAGEALSAKLSKLSFALAACALNRCGLPLEALECLSCKSSIVEKDGTSSQHGADDKILDGILNPFNASSNWLSSSVVNDVESELKVTMASNYLSRMLRNHFLCAHCGLPLAKDKVLKEHNSHDIEELTRDVSAAISIFDKRFSLQFYDVAEKILTSCSHDGLLFLAYVLLSVCRSPDGGTNSHCLEGCTSRSIDSLLLVSCKESFEFLTRYVVSCCFICSVLNTDLTHITVCTPMENMKYIIATLSHYLSTSRLLLKHDLSRTSALDKTSAIYAVIDLLDYNIGFSVSWLCHDMKALLIMSNPVLGASANDQSFQVLLDRLMQAAHHKSHGISINTEAVMPNGSLDKRQQGGSEDSSLSIDEKWHLIGASLWIGLSSFMKHHLKEFIGNEKLEGEACTSDVKEFKGLASSVAAKFVIDSLQFVSSSLVRLHASFFREKLSNNLHPSVLFWLEYMSSQPQSNKTSRDQLAYIAQGTNTENMEVLFHVLWEISANPVDICAAFVNEDVNCFPLNNKKLSRSWKNMVESTKVECENDSTQSNGGENKCSVSSKDNEKGHVFVDKASSDVETSLEPKRKCLIEEKGFQSPKELLRRNGELLEAICLNSTNEQHAAVATNRKGLVFFNWYGNQQDKKSAEYIWSGSEWPSDGWACSETTPAATLISPSVGPVRRRGSHLGSDGTNIGVGSLAKPGRDLTGGGAFGIPGYAGIGASGFGWGEPDEFEDFVDPPATLENIHSRALSRHPSLPLLLVGSSNTHVYLWEFGKDSARATYGVLPAANIPPPYALASISAVQFDYYGQRFATAALDGTICTWQVEVGGRSNVHPTESSLCFNSHASDVAYVDASGSVLTAAGCNSNGTNVVILDMLAPPATCQTSIVCHEGGARSLSVFDNNIGCGSISPLIVTGGKSGDVALHDFRFVSTGKSKHHKTSAGGSSRGMIWHIPKAHLGSVTSLSTIPDTTLFLTGSKDGDVKLWDAKNSQLVFHWPKLHERHTFFQPTSRGFGGVVRAAVTDIHVLTNGFVSCGGDGSVKLVQIKNEFATVHQD; encoded by the exons ATGGGGGAGCAAGACCCGCTGCCGCAGCTCCCGCTCGCCCTCCATCCACCGCATCTGATCCCTCCGGCGCCCACCCCCGACCACCGCGCCCTCTCGTTCCTCCCTGACTTCGGCGGCCTCCCCTGGGTCGCCTACGCCGCGGGCTCCCTCCTCGTCGTCTcccacctcccctcccctccccgtaCCAGCGGAAGCGACACTGTTGAGGACGAATCCCCATTCTTCTGCCAAGTCATCGACCTCCACACCCCCGTGTCCGCTGTCGCCTGGTGCGGCCGCGGAAGAGGCGAGCTCGCCGCCGCGTCTGGCAACTCCGTCTCCGTTTTCCAGCCCGCACCTTCGTCAG GTTCATTCAGTTGGCTCCTGAGATGGGCCATCACCGAGACGTTCACGGTCACCGCCATCGCCTGGACGGGTTCCGGCGACGGCATCGTGGTGGTCGGTGGTGGCGTTGCCATGTGGGCCAGGGTGCAATCCTCCTGGCAGCTTGCTTGGAGGTCCACACCACAGGTGCCGCAGTCCCTCGTCTCTGCTACCCACTTCGTCCACGCCCCTGTCGTGGCGGCGTCAGCTGCTGCTCCTGTGGAGGGCAATGTGCCTGTCCTCGTATTTctgaatgatgccaaattgggtctgGAGACTGCTGAGCTTCTGCATCCTCAGCCCGTTTCCATGATCCAGTGGAGGCCTTTGACGTTATCTGTCAGTGATCCATCTGAAGTGAGGAGAGAGATCCTCATGACCTGCTGCTTGGATGGAACTGCCCGGCTATGGACTGGGGCTGAGGTGACCAGGTCGAAGAAGCAGGCTACTTCGCGAAGATCTTTCAGCGTCATTGCAGTGATTGAGTTGGACAACATTCTAAATGGAGTGCTTGGAGTTGACATATCTGTGAGATGGGCAGTAGAAACTGGCAGTGTTGTATCACGAGATGAAGAAGCTAAGTTCAAGTTGTTTACAGGTCATTACTGGCAGAACAAGGTTGGCAAATGTGAGTGGCTGGTCAGTGTTGGCCCTGGGCGTTGTACCAATTTTTGGGCTGCTCATTGTCTTGATGATGTATCTCCACCAAGGTACCCTCGGATTACACTATGGAAGCAGAGCGAACCACAGGCTTGGGAGGAATCTGCTATTAACCCAAAATCTACAGTACAACCAATGTTTGTTGAGACTGTAATATCACGAAGTATATGTTCTGGCCCACCCACAAGATGCTCTTTGCTTCATTTGCTGCCTGATAATTCATTCATTTGGTCTCGCCTGCCTTTTGATTTATCATCAGATTCTGGGAGTCATGTTTCAAGCGATTCTTCTAAGAGCATCTCATGCTGTTCAACCAAGACCATTAATCAAGTTGGACATAAGGGTAGTATCATAGAGGTGTCTGTCCATCCATATAGCTGCGAGATAGAGCTAGCTGTTTCTATGGATTCTAGCAGAATGCTATTTGTATGGTCTCTTTCAACCTTATCAACTCTCATATCGACCTTGCATGCACCCACTTATCCTTTATGGAAGCTCCTGTGCAAATTTGATCTGCGTGACATTTCTTCAGATGTGCAATATTCATGTCTTTGTTGGGCTCCTTCAGTTTTCCATGATAACAGGTTTCTTGTCCTGGGAGGTGAAAATGGAGCTGATTTAGTTGTCGTCAGAATTCCAAATGGAGGTGTTGTTTCATGTCACAAGATGTTCACAGTTCCTTTCCTTGGAGGGAGCAATGCAGAAGAACCGCCTGATAGCATTCATACCATACCTTTAGCTTCTAACTGTAACAAGTCATTTTTAAACAACAGTTTCCTAATTGTGTGCGTATGGAGGAAGAGCTTTCAAGTTTTATCATGGAAAGTAGTCCTGCATTCAGAAAATCATCATGAAGGAAGGGGGTGTTTATGTGAATTTTCTGCCAACTCACTTTCCACTGCAGATCAAGGGAGACATGTTACTTACGTCCATGGTAAAATGTTTGCAGCTGCTATTTATGAAGGTTCTACAGTTTTCCCTACTGACGTGGATGGAGAATATCCCACCTGCATTTCGGTTATGTCTCTGGACAATACTGTATTACCCCTACAACAACATGTACCTTTTGCAACTTCCTCAGGTTATCATATTGCTACTGGGTACTCTGATGGCACTGTGAAACTTTGGAAGATGTCTGGTGCAGATAACCCTTTGCAGACTGGGAGAGGGAGCAACAGCTGGGAGCTAGTTGGCATGTTTGGTGCTCATCCAGGACCAATTAGTGCAATTTCACTATCCAGATGTGGTAGAGTTGCTACTGTTGGAAGAAATGTTCAGAAGAATAGTACATCCATTCATATCTGGGAAGCAGTAAAACTCATGGGAGATGGGTATTTTCTCCTGGAAGATGCACTAATGATTCAAAGTGCTGTTGTTGGTTTAGATTGGCTATCTTTAGGCAATGGTAGATTTTTACTTGCGGTCTGTTTTCGTAATAAGTTGCATATATATTCCCATAAGCATCCTTCCTTTCAGAATGTGCTGCACACTGCAAATGTGAAGCATCTTTGGAGTTGTATTGCATTAGCTCATTCTCATCATGATGTTGCCAGCTTCTGCTGGGGGCCAAAGGCGTCAATAGTGcttgttcataacaatcatctttCACTGTTCAGTTCATGGTTAGTAAGAGGAGCAAATGAACGTATTACCCAAAAAGGCATTTGTTCTGCCACAGATGTGCATGATAAGTTGTCATGTACTGTGCATGTTAATGAAACTATCTTTGGTAAATCTGGGTTATCTGAAAATTACAGCAACATGGAGGCCACTGAGAACAATAGCACGCTGTTACCAGGCCAACACAATAGTCATTGTTCTAATGGTTTGTGGAGCTTGTTGGATATATCTAGTAATCTGAGTGGACCTTTGGCGCCATATCACCCAAGAGCACTTATCCATCATCTTTATTCAG GTGAATGGAAACGTGCAGATGGCATTCTGCAGCATCTTGTTGAATCCATGAAAGCAAGTACAACATTAAACACCTTGTTGGACTGTAGTTCATGCAGTAAATCATGCCATAATATCCCTGAACTTCCTTTGTCGCGGTACTTTACGCATGCACCGTCAAGCGATATTTCTAGCAAAGGGTTACTGTGGGGTGACAACGGAAGTAGCACAGCCTTCAACTTGCTGTCACCATCAAATTCATTTTCTTACATGACGAGTAATTTAGGTATCAATACCACCACTAGTGCATCTGAAAGGTCAGAGATAAGTCAGCTCCTTGATAAGAACTTTGGCATGTTTGCAATAAGTGACACTGAAAAAATACAGATACATGCAGTTTCTGATCTTTTGGGTGAAATTACTGATCAGAACCGTGCTTCTCCCTATAAAACCCTTGATGAAGCAGGGCGAAG GTTCTGGATTGCTGTGCAGTTCCAACGCCTATATGTGCTTAGGAGATCTGGAGATTCATCTGGTGCTGAAGGGTGCCATCTTGATTCTGCTTCCATTGCATGGGCCTTCCAATCTGATTGTCAGGATGATCTACTTGATTATGTTCTTCCAGCAGAATCGACTTGGTTAGAGATGCAAAACCTTGGTATGGGATTATGGTATACCAATGTGTCCCAGCTAAGGACCAGG ATGGAGAAGTTGGCAAGGTTGCAGTATCTTAAAAGCAAGGATCCCAAGGATTGTGCTCTGCTCTATATAGCATTAAACAGAATAAAAGTATTAGTTGGCCTTTTCAAGGTCAGCAGAAATGAGAAGGATAAACGTCTGTATGAGTTTCTCTGCAGGAACTTCCAG GAAGAAAAAAACAAAGCCGCTGCTCTTAAAAATGCTTATGTACTACTGGGAAGGCATCAATGGGAGCTTGCTATAGCATTTTTCCTGCTTGGAGGTGATACTTCCTCTGCCATCAATGTTTGTGCGAAGAACCTTCAAGATGAACAGCTTGCTATGGTAATTTGTCGGCTTGTTGAGGGATCTGGAGGCCCCTTGGAGCGTAACCTCATTTCAAATGTGCTGCTCCCTGATGCAGTTGAGAAAGGAGACCACTGGCTTTCAAGCCTGCTTGAA TGGATGCTAGGGAACTACTCCCAGTCTGTCAGTAAATTATTTTGCTGCCATCCCAAGTTACTGTTTGATGAATCCGACACTCATGGTGGTCAGAATGTGTTTGCAGACCCAGAATTGGGTCAGTATTGTGCAATCCTATCAACGAAAAATAGTTTCAGAAACTGTGCTGGTGAAGCTCTATCTGCAAAATTATCTAAGCTTTCATTTGCACTGGCTGCATGTGCCTTAAACAGATGTGGACTACCT CTTGAAGCACTTGAATGCCTATCTTGTAAATCGAGCATAGTTGAGAAGGACGGCACCAGCTCACAACATGGTGCAGATGACAAGATTCTTGATGGAATACTAAACCCTTTCAATGCTTCTTCCAATTGGCTTTCATCATCTGTCGTTAATGATGTTGAATCAGAACTCAAAGTAACCATGGCTTCAAATTATTTGTCACGCATGCTGAGAAATCACTTTCTCTGTGCACATTGCGGTCTACCATTAGCTAAAGATAAGGTCCTTAAAGAGCACAACAGCCATGACATCGAGGAACTTACGCGTGATGTTAGTGCTGCAATATCAATATTTGATAAAAGGTTCTCACTTCAGTTTTATGATGTAGCTGAGAAG ATCCTTACCTCCTGTTCCCATGATGGTTTATTATTTCTTGCATATGTTCTGCTATCAGTTTGTAGATCACCAGATGGTGGAACTAATAGTCATTGTCTTGAAGGTTGCACTTCCCGTTCGATTGACTCTCTGTTGTTGGTGTCATGCAAGGAGAGTTTTGAATTTCTTACTCGATATGTTGTCTCCTGCTGCTTCATCTGTTCTGTTCTTAATACAGACCTCACCCATATTACTGTATGTACACCTATGGAAAACATGAAATACATTATAGCAACTTTATCACATTATCTGAGTACTAGCAGGCTACTCCTGAAACATGACCTCAGTAGAACTTCTGCATTGGACAAGACATCAGCCATATATGCTGTTATTGATCTCCTTGATTACAACATAGGCTTTTCTGTTTCTTGGCTATGCCATGACATGAAGGCATTACTTATCATGAGCAATCCAGTGTTAGGTGCTTCTGCGAATGATCAGTCATTTCAAGTATTATTAGACCGATTGATGCAAGCTGCACACCATAAAAGTCATGGTATATCAATTAACACAGAGGCGGTAATGCCCAATGGTTCATTGGACAAGAGACAACAAGGAGGAAGTGAGGATTCAAGTCTTTCAATTGATGAAAAGTGGCATTTGATAGGTGCTTCCTTGTGGATTGGATTGTCATCCTTTATGAAACATCACTTAAAAGAGTTCATTGGAAACGAGAAACTTGAAGGTGAAGCTTGTACAAGTGACGTGAAGGAATTTAAGGGTCTTGCCTCTTCAGTTGCTGCAAAGTTTGTTATTGATTCCCTGCAATTTGTGTCGTCTTCATTAGTAAGACTCCATGCATCATTTTTCAGAGAGAAATTATCAAATAATTTACATCCGAGTGTGCTTTTCTGGTTAGAATATATGTCGTCTCAGCCACAGTCCAACAAGACTAGTCGCGATCAGCTCGCATATATAGCTCAGGGCACAAACACTGAGAACATGGAGGTGTTGTTTCATGTTTTGTGGGAAATATCTGCTAACCCTGTGGATATCTGTGCAGCATTTGTGAATGAAGACGTGAATTGCTTTCCGTTAAACAACAAAAAGCTCAGTAGATCTTGGAAGAATATGGTTGAAAGTACAAAAGTCGAGTGTGAAAACGATTCTACTCAAAGTAATGGAGGAGAAAATAAATGCAGTGTTAGCTCCAAGGACAATGAGAAAGGGCATGTATTTGTTGACAAGGCTTCTTCTGATGTGGAAACCTCTCTTGAACCTAAAAGGAAATGCCTGATCGAAGAAAAAGGCTTTCAAAGCCCAAAGGAACTTCTAAGGAGAAATGGGGAACTTCTTGAG GCAATATGTCTCAACTCAACCAATGAGCAACATGCTGCTGTTGCTACCAACCGAAAG GGTCTTGTTTTTTTCAACTGGTATGGCAATCAACAGGACAAGAAATCAGCAGAGTATATTTGGTCAGGATCTGAGTGGCCATCAGATGGTTGGGCTTGTTCTGAAACTACACCTGCTGCAACTCTTATTTCACCTAGTGTTGGTCCTGTCAGAAGGAGAGGATCTCATCTTGGTTCAGATGGGACAAATATTGGTGTAGGTTCTTTGGCGAAACCTGGAAGAGACTTAACTGGTGGTGGGGCATTTGGAATTCCAGGTTATGCTGGTATTGGGGCATCAGGGTTTGGGTGGGGCGAACCCGACGAATTTGAGGATTTTGTTGATCCTCCAGCAACCCTTGAGAATATCCATTCAAGAGCACTATCACGCCATCCCTCTTTGCCATTGTTGCTAGTGGGGTCAAGCAATACACATGTGTATTTATGGGAG TTTGGTAAAGATAGTGCAAGAGCTACATATGGTGTTCTCCCTGCTGCTAATATTCCACCACCTTATGCACTTGCTTCCATATCGGCTGTTCAATTTGATTATTACGGGCAGCGGTTTGCAACTGCTGCATTAGATGGTACAATTTGTACATGGCAAGTTGAGGTGGGTGGAAGAAGCAATGTCCATCCTACAGAGTCATCCTTGTGCTTTAACAGCCATGCTTC TGATGTTGCGTATGTGGATGCAAGTGGATCTGTTCTTACTGCAGCTGGATGCAATTCAAATGGCACAAATGTTGTTATCTTGGATATGCTAGCTCCACCAGCCACTTGTCAAACTTCTATTGTGTGTCATGAAG GAGGAGCCCGTTCTCTTTCTGTGTTCGACAACAATATAGGCTGTGGATCCATCTCACCGCTGATTGTAACTGGTGGGAAAAGTGGAGATGTGGCATTGCATGATTTCCGGTTCGTTTCCACTGGAAAGAGTAAGCATCACAAAACTTCTGCTGGGGGTAGCTCCCGTGGGATGATTTGGCATATACCGAAGGCTCATTTAG GGAGTGTCACCAGTCTATCGACCATTCCAGATACCACCTTATTCTTGACTGGAAGCAAAGATGGAGATGTAAAGCTTTGGGATGCTAAAAATTCCCAGCTAGTCTTTCATTGGCCGAAGTTGCATGAGCGGCACACTTTTTTTCAACCAACCTCCAGGGGCTTTGGTGGTGTTGTTAGG GCTGCTGTGACAGATATCCATGTCTTGACTAATGGTTTCGTTTCGTGTGGTGGCGATGGTTCTGTGAAGCTTGTGCAGATAAAGAATGAGTTTGCCACAGTACATCAGGACTAG